From Cecembia calidifontis, one genomic window encodes:
- a CDS encoding glutamate synthase subunit beta — MGAKEGFLQFKRELPESRNPEDRIHDYKEIYKPFDAKKLNQQAARCMDCGVPFCHQGCPLGNIIPEFNDAVYRNDWEEAFYILRSTNNFPEFTGRICPAPCEASCVLGINKDPVAIELIEKSIAEKAYELGFVVPKIPKQRTGKSVAVIGSGPAGLAAADQLNQAGHEVTVFEKDQKIGGLLRYGIPDFKMEKWVIDRRIEVMEQEGVIFTTGTEVGFNIKAENILRNFDAVVLATGAQQPRELKIKGADLKGVHFAMEFLGKQNQVIGGEIKENPISAKGKHVVVIGGGDTGSDCIGTSNRHGAKSIVQLELLPKPPKQRTTLNPWPEWPMTLKTSSSHEEGAERVFSVLTKEFVGNKKGEVTGLVLVDLEWKEENGRMQFVEVKGSERTLPCDLAFIAIGYTGPAQNGLLEAFGVQKMENTLPKSKDYQSTNKKVFLAGDMRRGQSLVVWAISEGREAAVKVDEFLMGESNLPRKDEGFYEIEEDTLQD; from the coding sequence ATGGGAGCGAAAGAAGGGTTTTTACAATTCAAAAGGGAGTTGCCTGAATCCCGCAATCCTGAAGACAGGATTCATGATTACAAAGAAATATACAAGCCTTTTGATGCCAAAAAGCTGAACCAACAGGCTGCGCGCTGCATGGATTGTGGCGTGCCTTTCTGTCATCAGGGATGTCCGCTGGGCAATATCATTCCGGAGTTTAACGATGCAGTATACAGGAATGACTGGGAAGAGGCGTTTTACATCCTTAGAAGCACTAACAACTTTCCTGAATTTACCGGAAGGATTTGCCCAGCTCCCTGTGAGGCGTCCTGTGTCTTGGGTATCAACAAAGACCCTGTGGCCATTGAACTCATTGAAAAAAGCATAGCTGAAAAGGCTTATGAATTGGGTTTCGTGGTTCCCAAGATTCCCAAGCAGCGAACCGGAAAATCTGTGGCAGTAATCGGTTCGGGTCCTGCAGGACTGGCGGCAGCAGATCAGCTCAATCAAGCGGGCCATGAGGTGACTGTTTTTGAAAAAGACCAAAAAATCGGAGGGCTGCTGCGTTATGGGATTCCTGATTTCAAAATGGAAAAGTGGGTTATTGATAGAAGGATTGAAGTGATGGAACAGGAGGGAGTGATTTTCACCACCGGAACGGAAGTGGGATTCAATATCAAGGCAGAAAATATTCTCCGCAATTTTGATGCAGTGGTCCTGGCAACAGGAGCCCAGCAGCCAAGGGAACTGAAAATCAAAGGGGCAGACCTAAAAGGTGTGCATTTTGCTATGGAGTTTCTTGGCAAGCAAAATCAGGTAATTGGGGGGGAAATAAAAGAGAATCCGATTTCAGCGAAGGGCAAGCATGTGGTAGTCATTGGTGGAGGGGATACCGGATCAGACTGTATCGGAACATCTAACCGGCATGGAGCTAAGAGTATTGTACAATTGGAATTGCTGCCAAAACCACCCAAGCAAAGAACCACCCTTAATCCTTGGCCGGAGTGGCCAATGACCCTGAAGACTTCCAGTTCCCATGAAGAAGGTGCCGAAAGGGTCTTCTCTGTGCTGACCAAGGAGTTTGTGGGCAATAAAAAAGGAGAAGTTACCGGATTGGTTTTGGTGGATCTGGAATGGAAAGAAGAAAATGGAAGGATGCAATTTGTTGAAGTTAAGGGTTCGGAAAGAACTTTGCCATGCGATCTTGCATTTATCGCTATAGGTTACACAGGGCCGGCCCAAAACGGTCTTTTGGAAGCATTTGGAGTCCAAAAAATGGAAAACACCCTTCCCAAATCCAAAGATTATCAAAGCACCAATAAGAAGGTTTTTCTTGCTGGTGATATGAGAAGGGGGCAGTCATTGGTAGTTTGGGCGATTTCTGAAGGAAGGGAAGCTGCCGTCAAGGTGGATGAATTTCTGATGGGTGAATCCAATCTTCCGAGAAAAGATGAAGGTTTTTATGAAATAGAAGAGGATACCCTTCAGGATTAA
- a CDS encoding DUF4890 domain-containing protein — MKKLLIITAMFSITFASFAQKGAQREMPSPEQRAERITNRMAEQLELNDEQKQKVYQLHLKNAQKRQAEWEATKSEMEARREAMQQQRKQQTEEIEAILSPEQKEKWAEIRESNRTRGEMMHQRRGGEKGNEYKRPHRGSFQGKDARQSYSRRTERHSRS; from the coding sequence ATGAAAAAGCTATTGATAATAACCGCAATGTTTTCGATCACCTTTGCCTCATTTGCCCAAAAGGGAGCGCAGCGAGAAATGCCCAGTCCGGAACAAAGGGCTGAAAGAATCACCAACAGGATGGCCGAACAGCTTGAGCTGAACGATGAGCAAAAACAAAAAGTCTATCAGCTCCATCTCAAAAATGCCCAAAAAAGGCAAGCAGAATGGGAAGCCACAAAGTCTGAAATGGAAGCCAGAAGGGAAGCCATGCAACAGCAAAGGAAGCAGCAAACCGAAGAAATTGAGGCAATATTGAGCCCTGAACAAAAAGAAAAATGGGCTGAAATCAGGGAGTCAAACAGAACAAGGGGAGAAATGATGCATCAGAGAAGGGGAGGAGAAAAGGGGAATGAATACAAAAGACCGCATCGCGGATCATTTCAGGGCAAAGATGCCAGACAATCATATTCTAGGCGCACCGAAAGACATTCAAGATCTTAA
- a CDS encoding gamma-glutamylcyclotransferase family protein, whose protein sequence is MEKFYYFGYASNLDESTLEGRLKHKPQKIGVAVLPNFGFRFSHPNPDGSARANIVPSIHESVYGLLYEIEEADRDYFLNSEPGYDFVEKEVYSQEGKFRAFTFISPKNETGIFPNEEYWKVIIKGGKENGIPNTYLSLILNRVGKSDFLDVD, encoded by the coding sequence ATGGAAAAGTTTTATTATTTCGGTTATGCCAGCAACTTAGACGAAAGTACCTTGGAAGGAAGGCTGAAACATAAACCTCAAAAAATCGGGGTCGCAGTGCTTCCGAATTTTGGTTTCCGTTTCTCCCATCCCAATCCTGACGGATCTGCCCGCGCAAATATTGTCCCCAGTATACATGAATCTGTCTATGGCTTGCTTTATGAAATTGAAGAGGCGGACAGGGATTATTTTTTGAATTCGGAGCCAGGGTATGATTTTGTGGAAAAGGAGGTTTATTCCCAAGAAGGGAAATTCAGGGCGTTTACCTTTATTTCCCCTAAAAATGAAACAGGTATTTTTCCTAATGAGGAATATTGGAAAGTGATTATCAAAGGAGGGAAAGAAAACGGAATTCCCAACACCTATCTTTCTCTGATTCTGAACAGGGTGGGAAAATCCGATTTTCTGGATGTGGACTAG
- a CDS encoding YebC/PmpR family DNA-binding transcriptional regulator has translation MGRAFEFRKERKFKRWSKMSKVFTRLGKEIVMAVKAGGPDPANNTKLRTVIQNAKGAAMPKDRIEAAIKRASNKDEKNYEEVVYEGYGPYGVAVIVETSTDNTNRTVANIRHYFTKSGGSLGTSGSVSFMFNKKAVFRFAQNDLDIEELELELIDYGLEEIAENEGEIFVYTAFEDFGKMQKALEDRNIEIINADFQWFPTTTVELTEEQEEEINKMIERLEEDDDVNQVFTNVA, from the coding sequence ATGGGAAGAGCATTTGAATTCCGAAAAGAAAGAAAATTCAAGAGATGGAGTAAAATGTCCAAGGTGTTTACCCGCCTTGGAAAAGAGATAGTGATGGCGGTGAAAGCAGGGGGTCCTGATCCGGCAAACAACACCAAGCTAAGAACAGTCATTCAAAACGCCAAAGGTGCGGCAATGCCAAAAGACCGCATTGAAGCAGCTATCAAAAGAGCTTCTAATAAGGATGAGAAAAATTATGAGGAAGTCGTATATGAGGGTTATGGACCTTATGGAGTGGCTGTGATTGTGGAAACATCCACAGATAATACCAACCGTACCGTGGCAAATATCCGCCATTACTTCACGAAATCAGGAGGGTCTTTAGGAACTTCAGGATCTGTCAGCTTTATGTTCAACAAAAAGGCTGTTTTCCGTTTTGCACAAAATGATTTGGATATTGAAGAACTGGAGTTGGAGTTAATAGATTACGGCTTGGAAGAAATTGCTGAAAATGAAGGGGAGATTTTTGTTTATACTGCATTTGAGGATTTTGGAAAAATGCAGAAGGCCCTTGAAGACAGAAATATCGAGATCATCAATGCTGATTTTCAGTGGTTCCCTACGACAACTGTTGAATTGACCGAAGAACAGGAAGAGGAGATCAACAAGATGATCGAAAGATTGGAAGAAGATGATGATGTCAACCAGGTATTTACCAACGTTGCCTAA
- the yjjX gene encoding inosine/xanthosine triphosphatase → MNFPKRRNIKEDLRQKLVIVGSKNPVKISCTEAAFHQAFEGSFLVEGLNISSGVSEQPYGDEETYLGAFNRAKNAKVVFPEADYWVGIEGGVDLVEGEMHAFAWVVVIDKEGKVGKAKTSTFFLPKAIVELVESGMELGEADDKVFQRTNSKQENGAVGILTNGALDRKEYYQQAVVLALIPFLQRELYAN, encoded by the coding sequence ATGAATTTCCCGAAAAGAAGAAATATCAAAGAAGACCTGCGACAAAAACTGGTGATCGTAGGGAGTAAGAACCCAGTTAAAATTTCCTGTACCGAGGCTGCTTTCCATCAAGCTTTTGAAGGGTCTTTTTTAGTAGAGGGCCTCAATATTAGCTCAGGGGTATCCGAACAGCCGTATGGAGATGAAGAAACTTATCTGGGAGCATTTAATCGTGCAAAAAACGCCAAAGTTGTTTTTCCAGAAGCAGATTACTGGGTAGGTATAGAAGGAGGTGTTGATCTTGTGGAGGGAGAAATGCATGCCTTTGCCTGGGTAGTGGTTATTGATAAGGAAGGTAAAGTTGGGAAAGCCAAAACTTCAACCTTTTTCCTTCCCAAGGCCATCGTGGAACTAGTCGAATCAGGAATGGAGCTGGGTGAAGCAGATGATAAGGTATTTCAAAGGACCAATTCCAAACAGGAAAATGGAGCTGTAGGCATCCTCACCAATGGAGCGTTGGACAGAAAAGAATATTATCAGCAAGCCGTAGTCCTGGCCCTTATACCCTTTTTACAAAGAGAATTGTATGCCAATTGA
- a CDS encoding thioredoxin family protein: MLQELNTDTLQEIVESNEKVIVQYGATWCGNCRIMKPKMKRLAGDYAGISFFYVDAEKNPESRKLAQVNNLPTFASFKGGKLVNQTQTNKEDVLKSLIDEIADN, translated from the coding sequence ATGTTGCAAGAATTGAATACAGATACCTTACAGGAAATTGTAGAGTCCAACGAAAAAGTCATCGTTCAATACGGAGCTACCTGGTGTGGTAACTGCCGCATCATGAAGCCAAAAATGAAAAGACTGGCCGGTGATTATGCAGGGATCTCCTTTTTCTATGTAGATGCTGAAAAAAATCCAGAGTCCAGAAAATTAGCTCAGGTTAACAATCTTCCTACTTTCGCTTCATTTAAAGGGGGAAAATTGGTCAATCAGACCCAAACCAATAAAGAGGATGTATTAAAATCTTTGATCGATGAGATTGCCGATAATTAA
- a CDS encoding DUF6952 family protein, producing MRLPIIKHVLGFIEANDEDWVNETIELLENLTEIPSLKDEELEVIGELLSNLYGSLEVNKMIKDGMDKKEAMNAFMKRVTGSIDK from the coding sequence ATGAGATTGCCGATAATTAAGCATGTTTTGGGGTTTATTGAAGCCAATGATGAAGATTGGGTCAATGAAACAATAGAATTGCTCGAAAATTTGACAGAAATTCCTTCCCTGAAAGATGAGGAGTTGGAGGTAATTGGCGAATTACTTTCAAACCTTTACGGTTCTTTGGAAGTTAATAAAATGATTAAGGACGGGATGGATAAAAAAGAAGCCATGAACGCTTTTATGAAAAGGGTGACGGGTTCTATTGATAAATAA